A single Leptidea sinapis chromosome 2, ilLepSina1.1, whole genome shotgun sequence DNA region contains:
- the LOC126972597 gene encoding uncharacterized protein LOC126972597: MDKVSLNTITLNKFKWLNEPKKWSRNGETLEITTDNRTDFWQGTWYDFHFNTGHLYGVILQDDFTFEVCIEAKLTTLYDQAGLMIYLDETHWLKAGIEYNDGQPMIGSVLTNGVSDWATGLYTGDPKRFWMRLTKVGNVICVKYSVDCAKWILLRLCPFCVPEDEKFLVGPMCCTPQRQGLVVKFSNFSVTSPAKDILHSN, translated from the exons ATGGATAAAGTAAGTTTAAACACGATAACgctaaataaattcaaatggtTAAATGAACCTAAAAAGTGGAGCAGAAATGGTGAAACTCTTGAAATTACCACAGACAATAGAACAGATTTTTGGCAAGGCACTTGGTATGACTTCCATTTCAATACTGGCCATCTATATGGTGTTATTCTCCAAGACGATTTTACTTTTGAG gttTGCATCGAAGCAAAGCTGACTACGCTGTATGACCAGGCTGGTTTAATGATATATTTGGACGAAACCCACTGGCTCAAAGCTGGTATTGAATATAATGACGGTCAGCCTATGATTGGTAGCGTTTTAACGAATGGCGTTTCTGATTGGGCTACAG GTTTATATACTGGAGATCCCAAAAGGTTTTGGATGCGACTCACTAAAGTAGGAAATGTCATATGCGTAAAATATTCTGTAGATTGTGCTAAATGGATCCTTTTACGACTATGTCCGTTCTGTGTGCCAGAAGACGAAAAGTTCCTTGTAGGACCCATGTGTTGTACACCGCAGAGACAAGGGCTTGTTGtaaaatttagtaatttttctGTAACGAGTCCTGCAAAAGATATACTGCAtagtaattaa